The following coding sequences are from one Musa acuminata AAA Group cultivar baxijiao chromosome BXJ2-4, Cavendish_Baxijiao_AAA, whole genome shotgun sequence window:
- the LOC103982473 gene encoding uncharacterized protein LOC103982473, with the protein MEAASGAAAGDVESSAAVNRWTVSTNWIVTGGSLHDAISFETSEEDAPTAPGISTPLILLRPPAEAAAEEEERGFLPCEVTVCLNRKYEIHRIYARSTARVYEVYYATDKQNKCKEYLCTVRCGVASEEVTPSSDVASFECENGSYATSDKHDKMSLADSNSSNEDGWVEVKIPDTPSHDHKINVLSRKIDGNSNTDCQIYYEATADISDASPCMSVTLRFLSLNTKTCVHVSEIYIYADPVETDTPCAPVSMGENFGGNSLLTMFMPSLLQLSKSGTSTQDKFFGASALRKYQYGVQKEAELVSSDMAVVMPQEATSDKVDCTLGLDHKQVQLKPENTFSTSDQRITDQEVPSCSVDQKLNQVRDQSEIKPENMQLGSNQKITEREPSSSTSIQGTKARTESVQSTYSEKQIGLVHMSKSSAQQEYKAGDRIERVLDELVSRVTRIEAFCSRFEESLLKPLSCIETRLQNLERLFHTAGGQFPRQGACTRISAPEFSSDLENDSLNPSPASGDNDKDDTVLHDPPLPVDAMLHPSLPASGVTGCVSDSRIYPGLVLKAPEFSNEDDERLKYDAGLASDANCSQDKKLCSTGNKDSEGIKDDVSLASDLNCSEDKKLSSFDHALASALQAFLSSKPNATVMEPYELCAGDESVLNPSLIKVLSNEADTSVSTLNEVKDTTVSDSSFPVSGDSERSVRNPECDTGCSIRGISEVSAALDGSSTPADALVSFLPAPVMDSGLIFKAPEFSSDEDEFDNYDDTTETNSHNFHEDEAYMHMDGEAVSDLVAFLSSEKLKTSNCTSDLVAISSDPYNVDKSETSSLVVGVPCEGADGLDTQNHGISTKDTDLSILTSKTGLDCKRDDDEHWLERASTSPLGCSLEKRGDKVKLHGYHSTSATASEGRLLTEDLSHNVSFISDCSASKDWQGGLLNDSDDDQVDPGGASLIELGKGWTGSSSTFASLVTNSIKNKDQVGVMDSSASTADHYDGQAANETGSIHENTMSATGQSNVASSANDSSSPNDNYAGCRLEQTPTSASSSDDPIWDVTFVPERDWSSGVPLQVLLGESCDDEVQDTAAIDATEYCIATDKLLEGMENLSLTGDSSDLRNDSGCINQQNFPSLI; encoded by the exons TTTGTTTGAATAGAAAATATGAAATACATAGGATATATGCTCGCAGTACAGCTCGAGTATACGAGGTATACTATGCCACAGACAAGCAGAATAAATGCAAGGAATATCTGTGCACTGTGCGCTGTGGTGTTGCTTCTGAAGAAGTGACACCATCTTCTGATGTGGCTTCTTTCGAATGTGAGAATGGAAGTTATGCAACTTCAGATAAACATGACAAGATGTCTCTTGCTGATAGTAATAGTAGCAATGAGGATGGTTGGGTAGAAGTGAAGATACCTGACACCCCTTCACATGATCACAAAATTAATGTTCTATCAAGGAAAATTGATGGAAATTCCAACACAGATTGTCAG ATATATTATGAGGCAACAGCTGATATTTCAGATGCCAGTCCTTGTATGTCTGTCACACTACGCTTCCTTTCACTTAATACCAAGACTTGTGTCCATGTGTCAGAGATTTACATATATGCCGACCCTGTTGAAACAGACACTCCATGTGCTCCTGTCAGTATGGGGGAAAATTTTGGAGGAAATTCTCTATTGACCATGTTTATGCCAAGTCTTTTGCAATTATCTAAATCGGGAACTAGCACACAAGACAAATTTTTTGGTGCCTCGGCATTGCGTAAGTATCAGTATGGTGTGCAAAAGGAAGCCGAGCTAGTAAGCTCAGATATGGCAGTTGTTATGCCACAAGAAGCAACATCTGATAAGGTAGATTGTACACTGGGGCTTGATCATAAACAGGTTCAGTTAAAACCAGAGAATACATTTTCCACATCAGACCAGAGGATAACCGACCAAGAAGTACCATCTTGCTCGGTGGATCAAAAATTGAATCAAGTACGTGATCAGAGTGAGATAAAACCAGAAAACATGCAGTTGGGATCTAATCAGAAAATAACAGAGAGAGAACCATCTTCAAGTACCTCTATACAGGGAACCAAGGCAAGAACTGAAAGTGTACAATCAACATATAGTGAGAAACAAATTGgtcttgttcatatgtcaaaatcaTCTGCTCAACAAGAATACAAAGCAGGTGATCGTATTGAAAGGGTTCTGGATGAACTTGTTTCGAGGGTGACAAGAATAGAAGCATTCTGTTCAAGATTTGAGGAAAGCTTGTTAAAGCCGCTCAGTTGCATCGAGACAAGACTTCAGAACCTGGAGAGGCTATTTCACACTGCAGGAGGTCAGTTTCCTCGACAAGGTGCCTGTACAAGGATATCAGCCCCAGAATTTTCATCCGATTTAGAAAATGACAGTTTGAACCCTTCACCTGCATCAGGGGATAACGATAAGGATGATACTGTTCTTCATGATCCACCATTACCAGTTGATGCCATGCTGCATCCATCATTACCGGCTTCTGGTGTTACAGGCTGTGTCTCGGATTCTAGGATATACCCAGGTCTGGTACTTAAGGCACCTGAATTCTCCAACGAAGATGATGAACGTTTAAAGTATGATGCTGGTCTAGCTTCTGATGCTAATTGTAGTCAGGATAAGAAGCTTTGTTCCACAGGCAACAAAGATTCTGAGGGTATTAAAGATGATGTGAGTTTAGCTTCTGACTTGAACTGTAGTGAAGATAAGAAGCTTTCATCTTTTGACCACGCATTAGCTTCGGCATTGCAAGCATTTTTAAGCTCAAAGCCCAACGCGACTGTGATGGAACCTTATGAGCTTTGTGCTGGTGATGAAAGTGTTCTCAATCCTTCTCTTATTAAAGTTCTCTCTAATGAAGCTGACACTTCTGTCAGCACATTGAATGAAGTAAAGGACACCACGGTTAGTGACTCTTCATTTCCAGTTTCAGGAGATTCTGAAAGGTCTGTCAGAAATCCTGAATGCGATACTGGTTGTAGTATACGAGGCATCTCAGAGGTCTCTGCTGCTTTAGATGGCTCATCAACACCTGCTGATGCTTTGGTCTCTTTTTTGCCTGCCCCTGTGATGGATTCAGGTTTGATATTCAAGGCACCTGAGTTTTCAAGTGATGAAGATGAGTTTGATAATTATGATGATACGACAGAGACTAATAGTCATAATTTCCATGAAGATGAAGCATACATGCACATGGATGGTGAAGCGGTCTCTGATTTAGTGGCTTTTCTTTCCTCGGAGAAGCTCAAGACTTCCAACTGCACTTCGGATCTGGTGGCCATTTCATCTGACCCTTACAATGTTGATAAGAGTGAAACATCTTCATTAGTGGTTGGAGTTCCATGTGAAGGAGCTGATGGACTGGACACCCAAAATCATGGAATCAGTACGAAAGATACTGATCTCAGCATCTTGACTAGTAAAACTGGTTTGGACTGCAAACGTGATGATGACGAGCACTGGCTCGAGAGAGCAAGTACCAGTCCCCTTGGGTGTTCCTTGGAAAAGAGAGGAGACAAAGTGAAACTACATGGATATCATTCCACTTCGGCAACTGCATCAGAGGGAAGACTTCTCACGGAGGATCTGTCTCATAATGTGAGTTTTATATCAGATTGTAGTGCTAGCAAGGATTGGCAAGGAGGTCTACTTAATGACAGCGATGATGATCAAGTAGATCCTGGTGGAGCAAGCCTGATCGAACTTGGTAAAGGATGGACCGGGAGCAGTAGCACATTCGCAAGCTTGGTCACCAATTCCATCAAAAATAAAGATCAGGTTGGCGTCATGGATTCATCAGCTTCCACTGCTGACCACTACGATGGGCAAGCTGCAAATGAAACTGGAAGTATACATGAGAACACGATGAGTGCCACCGGCCAAAGCAACGTTGCTTCAAGTGCCAATGACTCCAGCAGTCCCAACGATAATTATGCAGGCTGTAGACTCGAACAAACACCGACTTCAGCTTCATCCTCTGATGATCCAATTTGGGATGTCACGTTTGTTCCTGAAAGAGATTGGAGCAGCGGAGTTCCACTACAAGTTTTGCTGGGCGAATCATGCGATGATGAGGTTCAAGACACTGCTGCCATAGATGCCACTGAGTACTGTATCGCAACAGATAAGCTTCTCGAAGGGATGGAGAACCTTAGCCTTACAGGCGACAGTTCTGACTTACGCAATGACTCTGGCTGCATCAATCAACAAAACTTCCCTAGTTTAATATAG
- the LOC103982472 gene encoding phosphoglycerate mutase-like protein 2 isoform X1, which yields MTHEVESVCYAISEVVKQEMDGVTSSGLFPLQRCKTIHLVRHAQGIHNKGHEKDHRAYSSPEFFDAHLTPLGWDQVDNLRKHIKSCGLSKRIELVIASPLLRTMQTAVGVFGGDGYDDGVNNTPPLMVENTGDSGRPAISSLNCPPFVVVEDCRERLGVNPCDKRRSISEYQKLFPAIDFSLIENDEDILWKADIRETDEEVAARGVKFISWLCTLKEKEIAVVTHSAFLFQTLQTFGGDCHPIIKEEISKQFGNCELRSMLLVDRR from the exons ATGACACATGAGGTAGAATCAGTATGTTATGCAATATCAGAAGTGGTTAAACAAG AAATGGATGGTGTCACTAGCTCAGGCTTGTTTCCATTGCAGCGTTGCAAAACTATCCACCTG GTTAGGCATGCACAAGGTATTCATAATAAGGGACATGAAAAGGACCATAGAGCATACTCATCTCCAGAATTCTTTGATGCGCACCTTACTCCACTGGGATGGGATCAG GTTGATAATCTCCGTAAACACATTAAATCTTGTGGCTTATCAAAGAGAATTGAATTGGTTATTGCATCCCCTTTGTTAAG GACAATGCAAACTGCAGTTGGAGTGTTTGGAGGTGATGGCTATGATGATGGAGTCAACAACACACCTCCTTTAATGGTCGAAAATACTGGAGATAGTGGTCGCCCTGCAATTTCAAGTTTGAACTGCCCACCATTTGTGGTAGTTGAAGACTGTCGAGAGCGCTTG GGAGTTAACCCTTGCGATAAGCGGCGAAGTATAAGCGAGTATCAGAAACTTTTTCCCGCAATTGATTTTTCTTTG ATAGAAAATGATGAAGACATCCTGTGGAAAGCTGATATCAGAGAGACAGATGAAGAGGTTGCGGCTAGAGGAGTGAAGTTTATTAGCTG GTTGTGTACACTTAAAGAGAAGGAGATTGCTGTTGTAACCCATAGCGCCTTCTTGTTTCAAACCTTGCAAACGTTTGGTGGTGACTGCCATCCCATCATTAAGGAGGAAATCAGCAAACA ATTTGGGAATTGTGAGCTCCGATCCATGCTGTTGGTTGACAGAAGGTAA
- the LOC103982472 gene encoding phosphoglycerate mutase-like protein 2 isoform X2, with amino-acid sequence MDGVTSSGLFPLQRCKTIHLVRHAQGIHNKGHEKDHRAYSSPEFFDAHLTPLGWDQVDNLRKHIKSCGLSKRIELVIASPLLRTMQTAVGVFGGDGYDDGVNNTPPLMVENTGDSGRPAISSLNCPPFVVVEDCRERLGVNPCDKRRSISEYQKLFPAIDFSLIENDEDILWKADIRETDEEVAARGVKFISWLCTLKEKEIAVVTHSAFLFQTLQTFGGDCHPIIKEEISKQFGNCELRSMLLVDRR; translated from the exons ATGGATGGTGTCACTAGCTCAGGCTTGTTTCCATTGCAGCGTTGCAAAACTATCCACCTG GTTAGGCATGCACAAGGTATTCATAATAAGGGACATGAAAAGGACCATAGAGCATACTCATCTCCAGAATTCTTTGATGCGCACCTTACTCCACTGGGATGGGATCAG GTTGATAATCTCCGTAAACACATTAAATCTTGTGGCTTATCAAAGAGAATTGAATTGGTTATTGCATCCCCTTTGTTAAG GACAATGCAAACTGCAGTTGGAGTGTTTGGAGGTGATGGCTATGATGATGGAGTCAACAACACACCTCCTTTAATGGTCGAAAATACTGGAGATAGTGGTCGCCCTGCAATTTCAAGTTTGAACTGCCCACCATTTGTGGTAGTTGAAGACTGTCGAGAGCGCTTG GGAGTTAACCCTTGCGATAAGCGGCGAAGTATAAGCGAGTATCAGAAACTTTTTCCCGCAATTGATTTTTCTTTG ATAGAAAATGATGAAGACATCCTGTGGAAAGCTGATATCAGAGAGACAGATGAAGAGGTTGCGGCTAGAGGAGTGAAGTTTATTAGCTG GTTGTGTACACTTAAAGAGAAGGAGATTGCTGTTGTAACCCATAGCGCCTTCTTGTTTCAAACCTTGCAAACGTTTGGTGGTGACTGCCATCCCATCATTAAGGAGGAAATCAGCAAACA ATTTGGGAATTGTGAGCTCCGATCCATGCTGTTGGTTGACAGAAGGTAA
- the LOC135611175 gene encoding ubiquitin-like protein 5 has translation MIEVVLNDRLGKKVRVKCNDDDTIGDLKKLVAAQTGTRADKIRIQKWYNVYKDHITLKDYEIHDGMGLELYYS, from the coding sequence ATGATCGAGGTGGTGTTGAACGATCGGTTGGGGAAGAAGGTGCGGGTGAAGTGCAACGACGACGACACGATCGGCGACCTCAAGAAGTTGGTGGCGGCGCAGACCGGCACCCGCGCTGACAAGATCCGCATTCAGAAGTGGTACAACGTCTACAAGGACCACATCACCCTCAAGGACTACGAGATCCACGACGGCATGGGCCTCGAGCTCTACTACAGCTAA